The region GGCGAGTTAGGAAACTCCCATTTTTTAAGTTTACTCCAGGGACGATCAGGCTGTAGAAAACTGCTTCTCACTGCTGTACCGTCTTGCTTGCCGAGTAAGTGGCATGGATTTGTTTTGCTCTGACTGTTGTGGACAGCGGGGACACCCCTTGCTTGGAAGGAGTTCTAGGAACAGGCAGCGAAAGTCCACTTTAGGCTGGAGAAGAAGGAAGGCCTCGGAGCacacccttcccaccccaccctccctcacTGGCGCCCTCTTCCTTCTCAGGGTACCGGGTGCTGCTCCGCTATGAAGGCTTTGAAAATGACGGCAGCCATGACTTCTGGTGCAACCTGGGAACTGTGGACGTCCACCCCATTGGCTGGTGTGCCATCAACAGCAAGATTCTGGTGCCCCCACGGAGTGAGTTGATGAGACCGGCCCCTGCCCTGGTCCCTGCCGGGCACTTGGTAGCAGGGATTTCCTCTCCCAGTTTAGACCAGAACAGGACCCAACTGCCTCCTTGCTTCTGTGCTCCCTTGTCCCAGAGGCCCCATGGCAGGTCCAAGCTGGGCAGCCTGGTTTTATAGATGAGGCGAATGCTGtcctgaaaagggaaaaataagtcaTTCAGTCCCCTCTGCTGATCTCTGGGGCAGCTCTGGCTCTCTGTCAGTGGGAGGGTGTCAGTCTGTAACCAGGACCCTTCTCTGTCTCTGCAGCCATCCACGCCAAGTTCACCGATTGGAAGGGCTACCTCATGAAGCGGCTGGTGGGCTCCAGGACGCTCCCCGTGGATTTCCATATCAAGGTCTGGCAGTGAGCCCTCTGGATCTCCTGCCGCTCTCCCGTTTTATCTGGCCTTCTTGCTACTCATTGGAGTATTTCTTCTGAGACTTTCTTGCTTAACAATCTCAGCAGCTCCAGATTTCCTAAGTGATTGCTTTCTCCCCACCCAGACTGATCCAGCCACATCGATCACGTTGCCCTACCTGCCATTTGCTCTTCAGATCCTCACCTTTGCTCATAACGTTGTCAGGAGCATTCATTCAAtagattttattaaatacttgttTACAAGGCACTGCAGAAATGTAGAGAATACAGACCATGCCATCCAAGACTCTCCCATCTGGCAGAGCAAACAAAGTCATGCCTATGAATAATTATACAATAGCCTTGGTTCTGAACCAGGGGTATGCCTCAGGATTGTCTGTGTGgcacttaattttaatttttaaaaattatttagttcTTTGGCATAAAAAAATCATATACATGGTAAAAATCAAAGGGGTCATAAGGTTGCACAGTGAGGACAGTGTCTCCCTCCTCTATATGCCAGGCCTACTGGTGTGTGGCTCCCTCACACAGGCACCTGGGCCCCACCTGGGGTCTCGGGTCTCCTGACCCAGGTGCTCACATGTGTTCTGTTGCCTTGGGTAAGAGTCAGAGCAGCGAGCAGGGGATGCAGGGCAAGTGCTGTGTGACATGTGGTTGACTGGTCCTGTGGCCTCAAGAGGAGTAGGTatcaaggaaggcttcatggagaaaATGGCACTTGAACTCTACCTTGATGGATAGGATGTGGGTGGTAAGGAGCCAGCAGTGGAAAACAGGATGGTATGGAAGTTGGGGCCCCGGACACCTGATGAGAAATTTGCCGCTGTGGGCCTTCACTGTTGGGGGGCTGACCTTCAGCAGGAGTGGGTCCAAGCACCTCAAGGAAGCATACCCTGGCCTTTTCCCCTAAAGCAGCTATGCTTTTTGCCTTACTTGAACTTAGTGGGTAGTACTCATTTGCTATTTATCTCTCTGtattttgttaattaaattttcatattctttacaaCAAAACTAAGCTTTTTCTCCTGTATTTCCCATGGTGCCTTGGACAGTTGACAGGTCTGGCAGTTGAAGAGGCGTGTTCACTCCTCCTCAGCTGGCCTTTGTTTTAGGATGAGGCAGGTGACTGTGGGTGGTACAGGCCACTAGGAGTATCAAGGTAGCCTCATTTCTACTTAAATTAAAAGGAGCTTGATTCTGGGTGGcagagcagggctgtgtgtgaacCAGTCAGCAAGCAGGTCCTGGCTATCATGTGCCCAGTCCCTGCAAGTGCACGCTGGAGGCATATGAAAGCAGCTGCCTCTGAAGATTGGGTGGTGGagagggtaaagggggtgggtTTTTGGAGGCAGCACCAATCCACTCCCTGTGATGCCTGCACTGTGGTAAGTGCTTCATAAAGTGTTTTGAACGAATGCCCATCAGCCAAGGTCAGGtcaggtgtgtgtgcatgtttttgTACATTCAGTTGAGAGAAAAAGTCAACTGAGCACCACCTCTGTGCCTAGTTCTGAGCTTGGAGCTGAGAATACCAAACCTAGCTTCTGCCCTTACAGACCTTGAGTTCCAGCATGTTACTTGGAACAAACAAGggcaataaagtgttgtttgGTTGTGGGTGCAGAGGGAAGGAGCATGTCAGGAAGGGTCAGGTGAGGGAGGCGGCCCAGAGGGACCCTAGCCCAGGCCTCaccctgtctctccctctgctgAGTAGGTCAGTGTATTCCAGCCCTTGGGCGGAGGGCTGAAGGATCTGTGTCCTGGTGGCTGCTTTGTGACCCCTGCGCTGCTTCCCCTCCTGGTGGGATTTAGACGCCTGCCTTCAGTACCATCCTAGGGACTGAGGAGCCAGGACTGAACCTGGGGGGATGGGCGAGCTCATCCGCCTGCTTCCTGACCTAGTGTCTACCCTCTCCATCCTCTGGTTACTTttaagagacagaacagaaaagtGGGTGGGAGTGTCCGCATGACCACAGCAGGCCTGTGTTCTGACATTGCAGATGGTGGAGAGTATGAAGTACCCCTTTCGGCAGGGCATGCGGCTAGAGGTGGTGGACAAGTCCCAGGTGTCACGGACCCGCATGGCTGTGGTGGACACAGTGATCGGGGGTCGCCTGCGGCTCCTCTACGAGGACGGTGACAGCGACGACGACTTCTGGTGCCACATGTGGAGCCCCCTGATCCACCCAGTGGGTTGGTCACGACGTGTCGGCCATGGCATCAAGCTGTCAGGTAAGCAGAGTCCCAGGCCAGCGCGAGCCTGAGTGAGGATATCTCCACATGCCACACCCAGGCTGTGTGGTAGAGGTGACCGTCTCCACTCTGAGGATGATCAGGTatccagagaggttgagtgacttgaccaaggtcactCAGCTTGAAGTAAAAATTGATTTGAAACCAGTGGCTACAGGCCCCGTCCTCTCCTGGGTCACGTAGGAAGAGTCTGGGTCCTAAGGGCTGTGTGGTTCCTGCGGAGAGCTCCTAATGTCTTCTGTCTTCTAGTCTAAGGGCAGTGCTGAGACAGATTAGCACATACGTGGGGCAGCCCCCACAGTACTGAGGGAGGCGTGGAGCAGGCCCTGTTAGCAGCCTtcatctcccttctctctctctgccatctcCCTGAAAGAGAGGCGCAGTGACATGGCCCACCATCCCACCTTCCGGAAAATCTACTGTGACGCTGTTCCTTACCTGTTCAAGAAGGTGAGGCACAGCCCTTGGGCACTTACCCCTTGGCCACAGGTCCACTCCAGGCCAGAGCTCCCCAGCTCTTCCCAGAGTGTCCCTTTCCCTCATTTCCTTCCCAGGCCTGTGACAGACGAGGCCTTCTTCCCCCACCCTTCACCTGGGCCAGCCCAGAGATTCCCCAATTGCCCCTGTTCCTTTAAGGTTCGAGCTGTCTACACAGAAGGCGGTTGGTTTGAGGAGGGGATGAAACTGGAGGCCATCGACCCCCTGAATTTGGGCAACATCTGCGTGGCGACCATCTGCAAGGTGAGCCTGGGGCTggccctccagcctccagcctggcTTTCTGCGGGCCTGCAGATGGCGGAGTTCTGTATTCCATGTGTGACTCCCCCTTCCCGATACTGGCTGCTCCCAGGGTGCCTGGCGTTTGTGAGCAGGGACTTAGCTCCTCACTCACAGTCTGCTTTCATGACATGGTCAGAGGAGCATTGGACAAGTGCTTATTGAACACCTGGCCTGAGCCTGGTCCTGTGACAGTTGTAGCCCCACCCTGTCACCTCAATGGGGGCCTTCCCACCACCAATGCAATCTCCTTTGAGTGCTGGCCTAGCCAAGAGCCCCAGCTGGGCCTGCTTTGCTGCAAACCTCTGTTACTGCTGCAGCCCGAGGAGCAGACGACCACCCCTCGGCCCTCCAGGGGGACCTGCTGATTTGTCCATCGGCAGATCTCCAGGCTGGGCCCGTGCCCACCACTGAGAACACAGTGACAGAAAGACTGACGTAATTCCTGCTGGCACAGCACTTGCTGTCTCGTGGGGAAGCTAACTGATCTCTCAGGTGTGGGTCACAGCCGAGTGTAAGAGGTGCTGAGTGCTCTGAAACAGCTCAGAGGACAAGCTGCGGCTGGAACCATCCACCTCGTGTCCCTACCACAGCCACCTCACCCTGGGACAGGGGTGCAGTTCAGGACTCCACGTCTGTCTGCCTTGCCCCCTAGGTTCTCCTGGACGGCTACCTGATGCTCTGTGTGGACGGGGGACCCTCCACAGACGGCTCAGACTGGTTCTGTTACCATGCCTCTTCCCATGCCATCTTCCCAGCCACCTTCTGCCAGAAGAATGACATTGAGCTCACACCCCCAAAAGGTAAGACTGCCTTCCAGTCAGAAGGGGCAGGTGGGGACATAGGCCTAGATTCCTGGCCAAGCCAGACTCCCGGAGCTTAAAGTCTCTGAGTGGATTGAAGAGGTGACAGAGCTACCCATGGTCACCACTAGCCCTTCCTCTGGGCTGGCTCGGTCCCATGGCCAGGATGTGGTTTGGTGAACAGAGCTCCCATTTGTCCCTTTGGGcagtgaacagtctgtacagtgGGCCCATGGTCCTAGAGCACATaccagcctggggaggagggaaggcagctGCTGGGGAGACTCCGGGCTGGGTCCTGACCGAGCTGCAGGCACCCTTTTGACAGTGTGGGACTTCAGGACTCCCTCTCACTCCACTGCTCTTCCTCTCCCCCCGCATCTCCGCTTTCTGGCCTCCAGGGTACGAGACACATACTTTCAACTGGGAGACCTACTTGGAGAAGACCAAGTCCAAAGCAGCTCCATCAAGACTCTTTAAcatggtgaggagactgaggatgCGAGGGGCCTAAGGGTGGCCGTgggaccagccctgcccactATGAGCAGTGGCACTTCCAATACCTTCTCTTTCCTTGAGTCTCTGCCGCTAAGGTCAGCCACTTCATGAGAGAAGTCCCAGACTGACGCAGGCACTGTGCTGAACAGTTCAGCCAGTCCCTTTCTCGGAGGGGCTTGTGCCTGGGAACAAAGTGCAGTGGGATCACTGGTCAGCGGAACCTGCCCCACAGGCACactcagccccgccccctcccccaggactgcCCCAACCACGGCTTCAAGGTGGGCATGAAGCTGGAGGCCGTGGACCTGATGGAGCCCCGGCTCATCTGCGTGGCCACCGTGAAGCGGGTGGTGCATCGGCTCCTCAGCATCCACTTCGATGGCTGGGACAGCGAGTACGACCAGTGGGTGGACTGTGAGTCCCCGGACATCTACCCCGTCGGCTGGTGTGAGCTCACCGGCTACCAGCTCCAGCCACCTGTGGCCGCAGGTCTGGGCTCTCACTGTCCTCAGGGGctcttgacttttctttttccttcctgccaaccacgccccctgccccctgcacaCTTCTTTCTTTGGCATAAGATCGAGAATCTCCTGGACCACTCCTAAGAAAAGAGTGGCCCttgtctccccaccccctcctgacctctctgtctccctctccctctggccTGCAGAGCTCCTTCCTTGACCTTGCCCACTCTGTCATATGCTCGCACCCAGGTAAATCCCCCAGGTCCCTCCGAGAGCCCTGGTGATGCGGGTGGGAAGAAGGGACAGCTCTTCTCCAGTCCCTGCCCGCAGCCCTCTCCCTGTTCTCATTGCCCAGCTCTGGCTTTCCTTCCGGGGGCATCCCCTGTGTATGGGAGGCCGAtgaggggtgggcagaggcctCCAGATGTGCTACAGCCTGGGTCCTCTCAGAATTCTCTTCTCACCGCTTGTCCTTGTCTTTCAACAACAGAGCCAACCACACCTCTAAAAGCCAAAGAggccacaaagaagaaaaagaaacaatttggaaagaaacgTAAGTGGTGCTCTAAAGGTGCCCAGCTGGTGTGGGACCAGCTGGGCCTGTGTCCCTGGGAGTGGAGGTGGGACGTCGCCACTTAGGCAGCGCTCTTCGTGGTCCTGCCgtctcctccccctgccctttgCCCCACAGGCCCGTCGGTCACCCTGTGTCTTCAGGGACCTGGAGCATAAGTAGGGCATTCGGTCTCTGGTAATGGTCAGGATACAGAGGAAAAGAGACCAGAGATAGCATCTGAGGGAGAAGGGCGGGTGTGGTTCCCTAGGCAGCTGccctgtttgaaaataaaaggtcTGAGAGGAAGCAGAAGGTGCTCCTCAGGGCTGTGTTTGTTCCCTCATGACCACGGGGATGGGAGCTTGGGGCCTCTCCTTAGGCAGGGCCCCACGGGAGGGGCAGCAGGttggagaggggcagggagcgGCAGAGGCAGGGCACCCTCCGAAGCTGCGGGCCACTGCATGAGATGCGCTCCCTGAGGTGGCGCCACGCAGAGAAGAGGATGTCTGGGTAGAGAGGGAACAAGGGATGTGGTCCTTGGGCAGCGCTGGGATCCTGTGTGGAGTTGCCCAATGGCAGGACCGTGAACTGTTTAAAACGGTAACTTGAGAGGGGGAGACAGTAAGGATCAGGGAAGGGCAGCTTCACCACCACAGAGGGCATATGGTCTCATCTACTACTGAAGACCACCTCTGCGGGAGGTCAGAGTGCGCGCCTCCCTCCTGCCAGATTGGCACTTTCCCCTCTGTGGCGCTGCCTGACCTGACTGCTGGGCGAGACCCCACCTTCGCGCTTCACGTGGATACATCCCTATCCTGGatttaagtttgtttttattcaaaggaaaaagaataccACCGACCAAGACCCGGCCCCTCAGACAGGGGTCCAAGAAGCCCCTGCTGGAGGACGACGTGCAGGCCACGGAGAGGATCCCGTCCGAGCCTGGTCCCGATGAGAGTAAGACCCTCCCGGCGAGGTTGAGGCGGGGTCAGCGGCTTCAGGGTTCAGAGGCGGGCTCTCTCCTTCCCAACCTGGGCACAGAAGAGTAAAGTTTGAAGGGAATTTTCTGGGCACCAGGCAACCCTTCTCACTGCTGGGCCTGGAGGGCTTCCCAGTACCTACCAGCAACTCAATGCAGCTGCGCGTCTTGCCTGGCCCTCTCCGCCTCTGCCCCCAGCTCACATGCTTGTCAGGGTGGGCGGCAGCTGCCAGCAACTCCGGCAGCCTGCCTGGCAGGGGCAACGAGGCCCTGGACCATCTCTGCGGCCCACCCCCacaggggaggaaggggctctCCCCGCCACATCCTGAGGGCCCCTGTCTGTAGGACCCACAACTCTTCCCTGGATCCTGAGCCCTCCACTCTCCCTGGAGTTACACGCacactcccctccctgcccctcttcctctgTAGTCATTACTGTGCGTGTGAAGGAGGAGCATCTGGACATGGCCACGCCTGACAAGGCCCCGAGTCCAGAGCTGCCTGTGCCCATCGAGAACATCAAACAGGAGACAGACGACTGAGCCATCCTCACTGCCAGCGCAGCCGCCTGGCTGAGGCCAATCCAGGGTGCCTCTATTGCCACCACCCCTCCACTCTACTTTACTTTGGAGACTGAGCCTTTTGCATAAATTCTGCCTGGTGCTGTGAGGGCCGGGCCCCAAAGGAACAGCCAGGGTCTCCCTGACCCGCCCTGTTGCCTGTGCCCATCTCTTGGGCAAGGCCTACACAACAGGGGCTGCCTGAGACCCACAACCTTGCCTGTTAGCATACCCCTCTCCAGCCGGAGTTCCTAAAGCCCTTTCTTAAATGTAGCCTCTCTCCACACCCACCATGTCGCTCAGCTGCCAGGGTCGGGGGCTGACCCCATCACGCTGGAAGATTAGTCTGTTGTGGGGGGTGTGCTTATGCCCAAGCAAGTCATAGAAATAAAGGCGTGGAGCAGCTCCCGAGGCGGAGACGCCACCCAGTCGATGGCTTGTGGTGTGATGGGTGCATCGTCTGCCTGATAATGTGCCAACCAAGTGGAACGGCCCATCCTGCCTCCTGAGTCTGTGCCCTGCTCCTCGCCCCCTTGGGGGGCTGGGGAGCCCTGTGCAGGCACCCAGCTCTGGCAGGAGCTGAGCAGCAGTGACCAAGATGTGGGTTTCGGTGACTTGTGAGGTGGCTTTGAGCAACCTCGTTGGCATGAATACGGGTTCCATTCTCCATTTCTAAAAGGAACCGTGGAGCAGAGGCGGGGTCTACACCTTGGTAAAGGGGGCTTGctggggcccagggtggggagACCACACCAGCCCCTTTGCCACTGGGGAGCTTGGTGGTAGAAGCAAGGCAGGGGCAGCAGGACTGAGAGGAGAGCTCAGCGTGTGTGCGCATGTCCCAATAGGGAGACTGCTGCTGGCGTTGACCTGCTCTGGAGCCCAGCTGGCCTAGGACCTGTCCTCTTCACTCCCCTCCTACCTGCTAGCCAGGGTCAGGTCTGGCCCTGCCAGAAAGTCACGGGGCCTCGATAGAGGGGAGCGGTCAGCTCAGCTGGCTGAGGTCGCCCTGAAGGAGCTcctggaggaagggggaaggggagactTCTGGCTCCTTTTCTCACTATCATGTCCTTAACTCCATGACATATTTTGACTCCCCTGCTCCTGTCCGAAGTTACATTCTGGAAGTTCACCTAGTGTCTGCCCAAATTtcagctgcttttatttttcccagttaGTCTCCGCTGAAGCTGTCTCCTCCTCTGATCTGTCCTCTCTTCAACGGTTCCTCTTCCTGGAACCTAAGGTGGTGGCAGGCAGCTGCCCTCagcctttttcttcccttctgtgtTTTTGGGTAGAGACAGCATGGTCGGGTGGGCCCGTGTCGTGCTTTAAGGGCTGTGGCTGTGCTGGGTGGGTGTCCGGCTGCCTGCTCCGTGAGCTGGTCCATTAAGCTGCCACGGTCCACGCTTGCCAGATGGTGTGCTGGCCTTGGTGTGCTCAGGACCCAGCTGTTGAGTGTCATCCCAGAGACAGGGTGCAGTCCAAAGGGAGCCGATTTCCAGTCAGTTCAAGGagatcctttctccttttctaaacCAGTAGGCAGGCCCACGTGGTACAGAAGGTACCCTCTTGCAGCCCTAATTCCCCAGAGCATGACTAGGTGTGTAACACAGTGCTGACCAAGGACGGGCAGGTCCCAGGACAGGGCCAGTCTCATACCAGACTTGGGTGGTGACGGGGGAAGAGAAAAGCGTGGGTGTGCATTTTGCTCTGCTCGTGGCACCCTGCCTTTGCCAAGGTAACCTGCCCAGCTGAGAATTCATCGTCCTGGATGCCCTTGCAGGGGAAGGATCCAGTTCTGACCGAAGAACTGGGAAAACAGGACTTGTACGGCATTTCGGCCTTTGGTTCCTTCTTCCTGAATGAAGAAGTGATGTCCACAGGTGCCGTGGGCACAAAAGTCCCACGGTGATGGCAGAGCTGGAGGACAAGTTTAGCTGCCATGCCAGCCCTGGACTTCTTATCTTGTATGAGATAATTAAATCCCTTTCTAGCTGAGGTCCAGTTTATCAGAGTTCTGTTCCTTACAGTCAGAGTGCATTctggtgagggtacagctcagtggtcgagtgtgtgcttagcatgcatgaggtcctgggttcaatcctcagtacctctattagacagatagataggcaggcaggcaggcaggcaggcaggcagacgaacctaattacctacccaccaAACAATTAAAAAAGTGCATTCTGACATGCCACCACACAGTTTCAATTATGATTAGGTGAGTTCACACGAGTGCAAAACAATAAGGAATAAATATCACCTGTCATCCCCTGAGTTCCCCAAAGGCCAAGCCCATGTCTATGTCCTTTGTGCTTGGCACAAAGTTGCCCCCATGAGTATGGGACAGTGTACCTAACTTGTATGGCTGGGGCCTAGAGGtcaattttatttctcacaaatgGAAGTGCTGACGTCTGGAATGTTTTAACTCGGCACAGAATGAAACTTTTGCCTCTTGGTGGGAACTGAAGGTCCTGTCAAAGTCTCAGCAGTGGGACCACCCAGTGGCTGGGAGACACCCTAACAAACAACCATTTCACTCCCTGCTTCCACAGCTGGAGGACCTGCAGGGTTCCCTGGTGCAGATCAGACCACATGCAAACGCTGGAGGAAGCCCCTGCACCTTCCTTTACTGTCACCCCGTCTACACCCTGGGCTGTGCTGGAGGGACGGGGAAGGAAGGGAACTGCCACTTGTGACAGCCTCGTGTGCAGGCGCTGGTCTGCACTCGTTCATGCCCTTTACTTCATCTTCACTATAATCCTGTGAGGACACATTGACTTCGTTTTGTAGATACGAAAAAGAAGTCTCGTTAAAATTTAGTAACTTGGTGGCTGAAACGCCCAGCTGTTAAAAGGCAGCAGTGGAATTAAAGCCAGGCTGGTCCTCCACGCACCCTCTAGTACTCAGCACCTGCCGCCAGGTGAGCGCCCCAGCCCAGAACACCCTGCCAGGTGCCTCTTTCAATGCCTTTGTATTCCTGGGAGGAAACTGCTgctttcaacaaaataaaaacaaaaaaaatctagaccTCCAGGGCTAGTGTTTGGTGGAATATCTTCATGTGAGAAAAGATGGACAGAAGGAATGGCCTGAGAGGTCCCGATTCCCGTCACAGCCACCAAACTGTCACCATACGTTATGGGAGGAGGGTCCCTGAACGACAGCCCTaacctgggggggggggcccatgggcccccccaccccgggctgaTGCAGGGAGAAAGCCCCGAGGCTGTTTACTAGCACAAATCCTGGCGGAAAGTGCCACACCAGTGTTAGCTGAGGTGAGTTTCACTGTTGTCATTAACCCTGGTTCCAGGACTCACTCCTAAGGTCAAAATGCTCACCCTTGGCCTGGGGTCTCTTTAGCGGTTCCTAACTCCCAGCCCACCTCCACAAGGAACAGTTTCGGGTTGGACGATGTCCCCACAAAGAAGGTACACCTCAGCATGAGCTCTGCTTCAGAAATAGGGTCTTCACAGAGggaatcaagttaaaatgaggtcaccagggtgggccctaatccagtgacTCATGTCCTCATAAAAAGGgggaatttggacacagaaatagcgggaagatgatgtgaagagacAGGTGACACCACATGACGACAGAGGAAGAGGGTGGAGTTGTGCTGCCACAGTCAAGGAACATCcggggccaccagaagctggaaggggTGCAGAAGGAGCCTCCCCTAGAGCCCGcggagggagcacagccctgctgacacctggatttCAGATGCCCAGCCTCCACAACAGCGAGACAAGAAATCTCTTctaaaccacccagtttgtggtactctGACGGCAACCCTATGGAACCAATACAAACACCCTCAGATGGTCCCTGGGCCCCCCAAGCCTTTAAACTGTAGGTCCAGATAGGCAGGGTCCTCGCCCCACCTTCCCAGGGCCCCGCCGTGCTGGTCAGTTTCCCTCTAAGGCCTGCGGCCCCTACGGACCCTCGCCGTACAGCAGGTGTTCCCACATGGAGGGGCAGCCACGTCCTGCTCACCCTTCTCTGATGAGCTGAGAGATTTTGCTACAACTGAGCTTTCCAGCCTGAATGAATCTGTCAGGATGGCAAACCTAACGTCAGGGGAGTGGTGGAGTGACGCAGAGTGGAGTCCGACCTGCAGTGCCAACAACACACCTGCACTCCTgcccttcccaccccagggccgTGCGAGGCCCCTGAGATCAGGTGGGAAAGGGCTGAGTCAAGAGGATCCAACAAGAACAGTCACAGCAGGATTCTCATGGACACACAGGGTCCCGTGATGCTGCAGCTTAATCAGAAAGGCCACTGTCCCCCAGGATGAAACAGCGTGTAGTCATTTCCTTACAAACCCACCTGGGGCTTTGCCAGGTGAGGAGAGCCGGGTGGACACTACTGAACAGAGGAAACAGTCATCGCCCAGATCTAGAACCACATAAACTGGGACCAAGACAAATCAGACCCCTGCTACCCCAGGAGCTTTGGAAGCTGACCCACCCACCAAGGCTCCCCACACCTGCCCTCCAGCCAACCTTGTCTGCGCTCTGCCGTCTTCCCTTCATGGGGGTTCTCTGGGCACTGGGTCGGGGGGCTGGCGTCCGCTTGGCCTTCCTGGCAGCCCATCCTGGGCAGGCTTCAAAGACAGCAGCTGCCGCCTTCACCCTCTGGCCACGGGCACTGGAAGGAGTGGCACAGGTGGCCCCAACACGCAGGTTCAGCCCAGTGAGCCACCTGAGAGAAAAGGGGGTTCGGGGAAGCCACTGTGCTGAGCTTTCCTGAGGAAAGTAAGTCTTCAGGAACTGGCGGCAGTGGGACCTAGTGGGTGACAGCAGACTCTGGAGAGAATCCTGGCTCGGCTGCTCACCAATTATGTGACCCTGGTCAAGTCACTTCAAACCTCAATCCCCTCCCTGCAAAAGGGGGGTAGTAATAAACAGTTCCAGAGGGCTGGTGACCCAGACACGGTTCAAACCAATCTAGATATGACATATAATTTAATGCAGTTCTTACAAACAACCACCATGAGGTGGATACAATCACTATCAtcccctttacagatgaggaagcagcaCAGAGAGGCCTCATGGCTCAGTTAGACAGCCAGTAGAGCTGGATTTGAGCTCAGGCCTGCCGGACTCCAGGGTTCTTGCTGCTTTCTTATGTAATTATGTGAAGTGCCCATGTACACTAGGTCCCACCCCACTAGCCTGGGCGGATTTCATTCCCACTTTATGGACCAGGGAATAGAAGCTCAGAGAAGCCCACCCAAAGCACCGTGGATGGTTGGCTCCCCCAGGAAGGGCAGCTGAGCCTGGTAGGACCCTCACCCGCCGAAGGTGTTCAGCCGGCGCAGACTTGGCACTCCAGGGAGAGTGGAGGCTTGACTGAGAGCAGTTGGGGGCCCCTGGCTGGGGGTCCAGGTTAGGGTGCTCACCTGTGAAGTGGGAGCAGCTGGCAGTCACAGTGGAAGGGATTGCTGCTGAGGTCGATGAGCTCCAGCTGGCTGAGAccgggcagggcaggcagggcctgCAGCTGGTTCTTCTGCAGGTGTAGGCTCTGGAGCTGGGGCCCCAGGCCCGAGAAGGCCCCTGCAGAAATCTGCAAGGAGACACCAGGCCCTGGTGTGAGGTCCTGCCAGGACTgtcccacccccaggcctgggaGGGAGCCCCATGCTGCCCCAGCAGAAGGAGAATGGAGAGCCCAAGGAGGGCAGAAAGGGCAGTGCCGGGGTGGAAACCCAGGCTGGTCCAATGCCAAAGCACTTGCCCTCTGCAAGTCACCCAGACCCCTAGTGCATGTTTCTCTCTGCTACACCCAGATGCCCCAC is a window of Camelus bactrianus isolate YW-2024 breed Bactrian camel chromosome 12, ASM4877302v1, whole genome shotgun sequence DNA encoding:
- the L3MBTL2 gene encoding lethal(3)malignant brain tumor-like protein 2 isoform X3 encodes the protein MEKPRGVEETPSSEPMEEEEEDDDLELFGGYDSFRSYNSSAGSESSSYLEESSEAENEDREAGELPTSPLHLLSPGTPRSLDGSGSEPAVCEMCGIVGTREAFFSKTKRFCSVSCSRSYSSNSKKASILARLQGKPPTKKAKVLHKAAWSAKIGAFLHSQGTGQLADGTPTGQDALVLGFDWGKFLKDHSYKAAPVSCFKHVPLYEQWEDVMKGMKVEVLNSDAVLPSRVYWIASVIQAAGYRVLLRYEGFENDGSHDFWCNLGTVDVHPIGWCAINSKILVPPRTIHAKFTDWKGYLMKRLVGSRTLPVDFHIKMVESMKYPFRQGMRLEVVDKSQVSRTRMAVVDTVIGGRLRLLYEDGDSDDDFWCHMWSPLIHPVGWSRRVGHGIKLSERRSDMAHHPTFRKIYCDAVPYLFKKVRAVYTEGGWFEEGMKLEAIDPLNLGNICVATICKVLLDGYLMLCVDGGPSTDGSDWFCYHASSHAIFPATFCQKNDIELTPPKGYETHTFNWETYLEKTKSKAAPSRLFNMDCPNHGFKVGMKLEAVDLMEPRLICVATVKRVVHRLLSIHFDGWDSEYDQWVDCESPDIYPVGWCELTGYQLQPPVAAEPTTPLKAKEATKKKKKQFGKKRKRIPPTKTRPLRQGSKKPLLEDDVQATERIPSEPGPDEIITVRVKEEHLDMATPDKAPSPELPVPIENIKQETDD
- the L3MBTL2 gene encoding lethal(3)malignant brain tumor-like protein 2 isoform X1, whose amino-acid sequence is MEKPRGVEETPSSEPMEEEEEDDDLELFGGYDSFRSYNSSAGSESSSYLEESSEAENEDREAGELPTSPLHLLSPGTPRSLDGSGSEPAVCEMCGIVGTREAFFSKTKRFCSVSCSRSYSSNSKKASILARLQGKPPTKKAKVLHKAAWSAKIGAFLHSQGTGQLADGTPTGQDALVLGFDWGKFLKDHSYKAAPVSCFKHVPLYEQWEDVMKGMKVEVLNSDAVLPSRVYWIASVIQAAGYRVLLRYEGFENDGSHDFWCNLGTVDVHPIGWCAINSKILVPPRTIHAKFTDWKGYLMKRLVGSRTLPVDFHIKMVESMKYPFRQGMRLEVVDKSQVSRTRMAVVDTVIGGRLRLLYEDGDSDDDFWCHMWSPLIHPVGWSRRVGHGIKLSERRSDMAHHPTFRKIYCDAVPYLFKKVRAVYTEGGWFEEGMKLEAIDPLNLGNICVATICKVLLDGYLMLCVDGGPSTDGSDWFCYHASSHAIFPATFCQKNDIELTPPKGYETHTFNWETYLEKTKSKAAPSRLFNMDCPNHGFKVGMKLEAVDLMEPRLICVATVKRVVHRLLSIHFDGWDSEYDQWVDCESPDIYPVGWCELTGYQLQPPVAAEPTTPLKAKEATKKKKKQFGKKRKRIPPTKTRPLRQGSKKPLLEDDVQATERIPSEPGPDETGGPAGFPGADQTTCKRWRKPLHLPLLSPRLHPGLCWRDGEGRELPLVTASCAGAGLHSFMPFTSSSL
- the L3MBTL2 gene encoding lethal(3)malignant brain tumor-like protein 2 isoform X2 gives rise to the protein MEEEEEDDDLELFGGYDSFRSYNSSAGSESSSYLEESSEAENEDREAGELPTSPLHLLSPGTPRSLDGSGSEPAVCEMCGIVGTREAFFSKTKRFCSVSCSRSYSSNSKKASILARLQGKPPTKKAKVLHKAAWSAKIGAFLHSQGTGQLADGTPTGQDALVLGFDWGKFLKDHSYKAAPVSCFKHVPLYEQWEDVMKGMKVEVLNSDAVLPSRVYWIASVIQAAGYRVLLRYEGFENDGSHDFWCNLGTVDVHPIGWCAINSKILVPPRTIHAKFTDWKGYLMKRLVGSRTLPVDFHIKMVESMKYPFRQGMRLEVVDKSQVSRTRMAVVDTVIGGRLRLLYEDGDSDDDFWCHMWSPLIHPVGWSRRVGHGIKLSERRSDMAHHPTFRKIYCDAVPYLFKKVRAVYTEGGWFEEGMKLEAIDPLNLGNICVATICKVLLDGYLMLCVDGGPSTDGSDWFCYHASSHAIFPATFCQKNDIELTPPKGYETHTFNWETYLEKTKSKAAPSRLFNMDCPNHGFKVGMKLEAVDLMEPRLICVATVKRVVHRLLSIHFDGWDSEYDQWVDCESPDIYPVGWCELTGYQLQPPVAAEPTTPLKAKEATKKKKKQFGKKRKRIPPTKTRPLRQGSKKPLLEDDVQATERIPSEPGPDETGGPAGFPGADQTTCKRWRKPLHLPLLSPRLHPGLCWRDGEGRELPLVTASCAGAGLHSFMPFTSSSL